A window from Fragaria vesca subsp. vesca linkage group LG5, FraVesHawaii_1.0, whole genome shotgun sequence encodes these proteins:
- the LOC101308679 gene encoding purine permease 3-like: MQMETTDNEQLKAAALKRLLLILSCVLLSIGTCGGPLIMRLYFIHGGKRLWLSSMLETGGWPVILVPIAIAYYHRRKNQAPTDPPTKLFFMKLPLFVASAVIGVLTGLDDYLYAYGVARLPLSTLSLIIASHLVFTALFAFILVKQKFTSYSINAVVLLTVGAAVLGLNTSSDRPKGESNAQYMLGFVMTVAAAALYGFVLPLVELMYKKAKQNITYALVLEIQMVMSLFATIFCTVGMLVNNDFKVIPREARKFELGETTYYVVLVVSAIVWQAFFLGAIGLIFCASSLLSGIVIAVLLPVTEIFAVIFYHEKFQAEKGVSLALSLWGFVSYFYGEMKHNKQSKQADAVKEKENNKEGCTPDVENLQTVPNA, translated from the exons ATGCAAATGGAAACCACCGATAATGAGCAACTTAAAGCCGCCGCCCTGAAAAGGTTGCTGCTCATTCTGAGCTGCGTACTCTTATCCATAGGCACCTGCGGCGGCCCTTTGATAATGCGCCTCTACTTCATCCACGGCGGCAAACGCCTCTGGCTTTCGAGCATGCTCGAAACCGGTGGCTGGCCTGTGATCCTCGTCCCAATAGCCATAGCCTACTACCACCGCCGCAAAAACCAAGCTCCAACCGACCCACCAACCAAGCTCTTCTTCATGAAGCTCCCTCTCTTCGTTGCCTCTGCTGTCATCGGCGTCCTCACCGGCCTCGACGACTACCTCTACGCCTATGGAGTTGCACGCCTCCCCCTCTCCACCTTATCCCTGATCATCGCGTCGCACTTAGTTTTCACGGCCTTGTTTGCCTTCATACTCGTGAAGCAGAAGTTCACGTCGTATTCGATAAACGCCGTCGTGCTGCTGACGGTGGGGGCGGCGGTTCTTGGCCTGAACACGAGCTCGGACCGTCCCAAGGGGGAGTCAAACGCGCAGTACATGCTAGGGTTTGTGATGACGGTGGCCGCGGCGGCGTTGTATGGGTTTGTGCTGCCGTTGGTGGAGTTGATGTATAAAAAGGCCAAGCAGAACATCACGTATGCTTTGGTTTTGGAGATTCAGATGGTTATGAGTTTGTTTGCTACCATCTTCTGTACGGTTGGGATGCTGGTGAACAATGACTTCAAG GTGATTCCTAGAGAAGCGAGGAAATTCGAGCTTGGGGAGACAACGTACTATGTGGTGCTTGTAGTGAGTGCAATAGTCTGGCAAGCTTTCTTCTTGGGAGCCATAGGACTCATCTTCTGTGCCTCCTCTCTTCTATCCGGAATCGTAATCGCTGTTCTGCTCCCGGTGACTGAGATCTTTGCTGTTATTTTCTACCACGAAAAGTTCCAAGCAGAAAAGGGGGTTTCTCTTGCACTCTCCCTCTGGGGGTTTGTCTCATACTTCTATGGCGAAATGAAACACAACAAACAAAGCAAGCAAGCAGATGCAGTTAAGGAAAAGGAAAACAACAAAGAAGGTTGTACCCCCGACGTAGAAAACCTTCAGACGGTTCCAAATGCATGA